From a region of the Oryza sativa Japonica Group chromosome 6, ASM3414082v1 genome:
- the LOC4341243 gene encoding exopolygalacturonase: protein MGFVRALFLLAMVCVAAHAKDYPKEEGAKAEGPAAASGGGGGSTHDVVKLGGKGDGKTDSTKAVNEAWTAACAGTGKQTIVVPKGDFLTGPLNFTGPCKGDIVIQLDGNLLGSTDLALFKSNWIEIMRLESLEISGKGKLDGQGAAVWSKNSCAKKYDCKILPNTLVLDFVNNGLISGISLVNPKFFHMNVFKSKNITIKDVTITAPGDSPNTDGIHMGDSSKISIIDTVIGTGDDCISIGPGTEGVNISGVTCGPGHGISVGSLGRYKDEKDVTDVTVKNCVLKKSTNGVRIKSYEDAASVLTASKFTYENIKMEDVANPIIIDMKYCPNKICTANGNSKVTIKDITFKNITGTSSTPEAVSLLCSDKLPCTGVTLNDIKVEYSGTNNKTMAVCKNAKGTATGCLKELSCF, encoded by the exons ATGGGGTTCGTCCGTGCCCTGTTCCTGCTGGCGATGGTGTGCGTGGCGGCGCACGCGAAGGACTACCCCAAGGAGGAGGGCGCGAAGGCGGAggggccggccgccgcctcggggggcggcggcggtagcacCCACGACGTGGTGAAGCTGGGCGGCAAGGGCGACGGCAAGACGGACAGCACCAAGGCGGTCAACGAGGCGTGGACGGCGGCGTGCGCTGGCACCGGCAAGCAGACGATCGTCGTCCCCAAGGGCGACTTCTTGACGGGTCCCCTCAACTTCACCGGGCCATGCAAGGGCGACATCGTCATCCAGCTCGACGGAAACCTGCTCGGCTCCACCGACCTCGCCTTATTCAAGTCGAACTGGATCGAGATCATGCGCCTCGAAAGCCTCGAAATCAGCGGCAAGGGCAAGCTCGACGGCCAGGGCGCCGCCGTCTGGAGCAAGAACTCCTGCGCCAAGAAATACGACTGCAAGATCCTCCCCAac ACTTTGGTGCTGGACTTCGTGAACAACGGTCTCATCAGCGGCATCTCTCTGGTGAACCCCAAGTTCTTCCACATGAACGTGTTCAAGAGTAAGAACATCACCATCAAGGACGTGACCATCACCGCGCCGGGGGACAGCCCGAACACGGATGGCATCCACATGGGCGACTCCTCCAAGATCAGCATCATTGACACGGTCATCGGCACCGGCGATGATTGCATCTCCATCGGCCCCGGCACCGAGGGCGTCAACATCTCCGGCGTCACCTGCGGTCCTGGCCACGGCATCAGCGTCGGTAGCCTGGGCAGGTACAAGGACGAGAAGGATGTGACGGATGTTACCGTCAAGAACTGCGTGCTCAAGAAGTCCACCAATGGCGTCCGGATCAAGTCCTATGAGGACGCCGCCTCGGTGCTCACCGCCTCCAAGTTTACCTACGAGAACATCAAGATGGAGGACGTTGCTAACCCCATCATCATCGACATGAAGTACTGCCCCAACAAGATCTGCACTGCCAACGGCAACTCCAAGGTCACCATCAAGGACATCACCTTCAAGAACATCACCGGCACCTCCTCCACGCCCGAGGCCGTTAGCCTCCTCTGCTCCGACAAGCTGCCGTGCACCGGCGTCACCTTGAATGACATCAAGGTCGAGTACTCTGGCACAAACAACAAGACCATGGCCGTCTGCAAGAATGCCAAGGGCACTGCCACCGGCTGCCTCAAGGAGCTTTCGTGCTTCTAA